The Methanobacteriaceae archaeon genome has a window encoding:
- the truA gene encoding tRNA pseudouridine(38-40) synthase TruA has protein sequence MKRTALKIGYIGTNFHGFQRQPDLRTVEEELIYHLRKLNYIDDLKKSRFRIAGRTDAGVHSLGNVISFQSEKDVRINEINNSLPDDIQILASAPVRYAFKPRYAQMRQYRYVLFQDLDIDKLKQCAEVFKGTHNFTNFTKRFQKTTTRTIEDIKITKADLTDYHKKEFPNLHDTLSPIFVDIYGESFLWNMVRKMMRVFVDVATDKMSLDEVEKLLNPAEGEPRANIKVMEADYLILMDIQYDGIKFRYDDYACERFKRDLVDSLSDLQKRYAVRESMIKSLNELHNLDE, from the coding sequence ATGAAAAGAACAGCACTAAAAATAGGATATATTGGAACTAATTTTCACGGTTTTCAACGCCAGCCGGATTTAAGGACTGTTGAAGAAGAATTGATTTACCATTTACGTAAACTAAATTACATAGATGATTTAAAAAAGTCCAGATTTAGAATAGCTGGCAGAACTGATGCTGGTGTTCACAGTTTAGGTAATGTAATCAGTTTTCAGTCAGAAAAAGACGTTAGAATAAATGAAATTAATAATTCTCTTCCTGATGATATTCAAATTCTTGCAAGCGCTCCTGTTAGATATGCATTTAAACCAAGGTATGCTCAAATGAGGCAATACCGATATGTTCTCTTCCAGGATTTGGATATTGATAAGTTAAAACAATGCGCAGAAGTCTTTAAAGGAACACACAATTTCACTAACTTCACTAAAAGATTCCAAAAAACCACTACAAGAACTATTGAAGATATAAAAATCACAAAAGCGGATTTAACTGATTATCACAAAAAAGAATTCCCAAATCTTCACGATACATTATCTCCAATTTTTGTTGATATTTATGGAGAATCATTTTTATGGAATATGGTAAGAAAAATGATGAGGGTATTTGTAGATGTTGCAACCGATAAAATGAGTTTGGATGAAGTAGAAAAGCTATTAAATCCTGCTGAAGGCGAGCCAAGAGCAAATATCAAAGTCATGGAAGCTGATTATTTGATTTTAATGGATATTCAATATGATGGAATCAAATTCAGATATGATGACTATGCATGTGAGAGATTTAAGCGTGATTTAGTTGATTCTTTATCTGATTTACAAAAAAGATATGCTGTAAGAGAATCCATGATAAAAAGCTTAAATGAGTTACATAATTTGGATGAATAA
- a CDS encoding MATE family efflux transporter, with product MLENDSVNNLDVMLENPKRALIRMSIPLIISLFITSFYNLVDAAWVSGLGADALAGVGFFTPIFMILVGFGNGLGSGATFAISKYLGENNIKKAHNASVHSILINIVVSLIITVLLWVLLTPILNIMGAGATISYALDYGIVIVLGSVFIICSNALYGIFRGEGDASRPMYAMGASAIINMILDPIFIYTLNLGVKGAAIATVISSVFVILILLFWFYVKKDTFLKPNLSNFNFQKDISLDIVRVGIPASIQLLNNAFFAAVFSALLAYVGTTDSVAVYSTGWRIVTIGTTPLLAIGTALISVIAANYGARNYKNIQIAHRYAMKISIVIAVIVAILTNVFAGDIASVFASSSSSVRIAGELTMFLAWIVLYYPTMAVGVASTYVFQGVGKGITAMFQTIMRETGFTILFAVLFGVVLGYGVWGAWMGIVLGEIISNNITMLWANYLVKKLIKINKA from the coding sequence ATGTTAGAAAATGATTCAGTGAATAATCTTGACGTGATGCTTGAAAATCCTAAACGAGCATTAATAAGAATGTCAATACCTCTTATTATTTCACTGTTCATTACTAGTTTTTATAATTTAGTTGATGCAGCTTGGGTATCTGGTCTTGGAGCAGATGCACTTGCAGGTGTTGGTTTTTTCACTCCAATATTTATGATTTTAGTTGGTTTTGGAAATGGATTAGGTTCAGGTGCTACTTTTGCAATATCCAAATACCTTGGTGAAAATAACATTAAAAAAGCACATAATGCTTCTGTTCATTCAATTTTAATTAATATAGTTGTTTCATTAATCATAACTGTTTTGCTTTGGGTGTTATTAACTCCTATCTTGAATATTATGGGTGCAGGAGCAACTATTTCATATGCACTTGACTATGGAATTGTAATAGTTCTTGGATCAGTATTTATTATTTGTTCTAATGCATTATATGGTATTTTTAGAGGTGAAGGTGATGCTTCTCGTCCAATGTATGCAATGGGGGCATCTGCAATAATTAATATGATTTTAGATCCAATTTTTATCTATACTTTAAATTTGGGAGTTAAAGGAGCTGCAATAGCTACAGTTATCTCATCTGTATTTGTCATCTTGATTTTGCTTTTCTGGTTTTATGTTAAAAAAGACACTTTTTTAAAACCTAATTTAAGTAATTTCAACTTCCAAAAGGATATTTCCCTTGATATTGTTCGTGTAGGAATTCCTGCAAGTATTCAGCTTCTAAACAATGCATTTTTTGCAGCTGTTTTTTCTGCTCTTCTTGCATATGTCGGAACTACTGATTCAGTTGCTGTTTATTCAACAGGCTGGAGAATAGTAACAATCGGTACAACTCCACTTCTAGCTATTGGAACAGCACTAATTAGTGTTATTGCAGCAAATTATGGTGCTAGAAACTATAAAAATATTCAAATAGCTCACAGATATGCAATGAAAATCTCAATAGTGATTGCAGTTATTGTAGCTATTCTAACAAACGTTTTTGCAGGAGATATTGCATCAGTATTTGCGTCTTCTTCAAGCAGTGTAAGAATAGCTGGTGAACTTACAATGTTTTTAGCATGGATTGTACTTTATTATCCAACAATGGCTGTTGGAGTTGCATCAACCTATGTATTCCAGGGAGTTGGAAAAGGAATTACTGCAATGTTTCAAACAATTATGAGAGAAACAGGTTTTACAATACTTTTTGCAGTATTATTTGGTGTTGTTCTTGGATATGGTGTCTGGGGAGCATGGATGGGAATTGTATTGGGTGAAATAATTTCAAATAATATTACAATGCTTTGGGCAAACTATCTTGTCAAAAAACTTATCAAAATTAATAAAGCTTAA
- a CDS encoding cation-translocating P-type ATPase produces the protein MENRCYDADCLQTSCFNPKHYNYICFDPNCDEIKCTNSNHYNKQLLKDLRKNMDLDAYEHEHEHDDCCSHDHAHEHSHGHEHEHDHSHEHEHEHDDCCSHDHSHEHSHSHEHEHDECCSHDHNDVDISLCNCSDCDDSENKELFAEGEPLIYNRPVQIIAASGLCFVSGLIMEYLSFSPTAVTVIFMFGALFAGYEIAVLAFKSLINKHTVGPAMLVTIACIASFIIGHPEEGAAVTFLYFIAEFLEDYAEHRAKRSIKSLVEMAPDTARVKVGDLEEIRNVDYVKIGDVVIVKPGDKVPLDGEVIFGSSSINQASITGESVPVLKQIGDEVFSGTVNEDGYLEIKVSKQAKDSVISKIVEFVKNSQVNKSQTETLVERIAKYYTPIMMVAALCVALIPPVFFGQDLTDWVYKALSLLVISCPCAFLISTPVGMVSAITSATRNGVLIKGSSYIEQMRGVKAVIFDKTGTLTEGKLVLNDVVVLDENYSKEEIIKIAASIENKSSHPIAQAIVNYANENDISLVEVDDFKNVPGKGIIANIEQNQYYAANESLIEGSSFDLSRDEINKYASEGKTVVFIGNSEKLLAIITVADKIRDNAREIIVDLKKQNIQTIMLTGDNKIAAKSVASEIGIDYVYSNLMPEDKLNLLEVIRNKFGSVAMVGDGVNDAPALACADIGIAMGAAGSDVAIETADIALMQDDISKIPYLFSLSNKTMRIIKQDISIAIAVKMLCVIFAILGVITLMMSVGFGDLGLTMLVILNSFRIGMVKDSLF, from the coding sequence ATGGAAAATAGATGTTATGATGCAGATTGTCTACAAACATCTTGTTTTAATCCTAAACATTATAATTATATATGTTTTGATCCAAATTGTGACGAAATTAAATGTACAAATTCCAATCATTATAATAAACAATTATTAAAAGATTTACGTAAAAATATGGATTTGGATGCTTATGAACATGAACATGAGCATGATGATTGTTGTTCTCATGATCACGCTCATGAGCACTCTCATGGTCATGAACACGAACACGATCATAGTCACGAGCATGAACATGAGCATGATGATTGTTGTTCTCATGATCATAGTCATGAGCATTCTCATAGTCATGAACATGAGCATGATGAATGCTGCTCTCACGACCATAATGATGTTGATATAAGTCTTTGTAATTGCTCTGATTGTGATGATTCTGAAAATAAAGAATTATTTGCTGAAGGAGAACCATTAATATACAATAGGCCAGTTCAAATCATTGCTGCAAGTGGATTATGTTTTGTATCTGGTTTAATTATGGAATATTTATCTTTTAGTCCAACTGCAGTGACTGTAATTTTCATGTTTGGTGCTCTATTTGCAGGTTATGAAATAGCTGTTTTAGCATTTAAATCATTGATTAATAAACACACTGTTGGTCCTGCAATGCTTGTAACTATTGCTTGTATTGCATCTTTTATTATTGGTCATCCTGAAGAGGGGGCTGCTGTAACTTTCCTTTACTTTATTGCAGAATTTTTAGAAGATTATGCAGAGCATCGTGCTAAACGTTCAATTAAATCATTAGTTGAAATGGCTCCTGATACTGCAAGAGTTAAAGTAGGTGACTTAGAAGAGATAAGAAATGTTGATTATGTTAAAATTGGTGATGTAGTCATTGTAAAACCTGGTGATAAAGTTCCATTGGACGGGGAAGTTATTTTTGGTTCTTCATCAATTAATCAAGCTTCTATTACTGGTGAGAGTGTTCCTGTATTAAAGCAAATTGGTGATGAAGTATTTTCAGGTACTGTAAATGAAGATGGGTATTTGGAAATTAAGGTTTCTAAACAGGCTAAGGATTCTGTCATATCAAAGATTGTTGAGTTTGTTAAAAATTCCCAAGTTAACAAATCCCAAACCGAAACTTTGGTTGAAAGAATTGCTAAGTACTATACTCCAATAATGATGGTTGCTGCACTTTGTGTTGCTTTAATTCCACCAGTATTCTTTGGTCAAGACTTAACTGACTGGGTTTATAAGGCACTTTCTCTTTTGGTAATTTCATGTCCTTGTGCATTTTTAATCTCAACACCTGTAGGAATGGTATCTGCTATTACTTCAGCTACTAGAAATGGTGTATTGATTAAAGGTAGTTCATATATTGAACAGATGCGTGGCGTTAAAGCAGTGATATTTGATAAAACTGGTACTTTAACAGAAGGTAAATTGGTTTTAAATGATGTTGTTGTTTTAGATGAAAACTACTCAAAAGAAGAAATCATAAAAATCGCAGCATCAATCGAAAATAAGTCTTCCCACCCAATAGCTCAGGCTATTGTAAACTATGCAAATGAAAATGATATTTCACTTGTTGAAGTTGATGATTTCAAAAATGTCCCTGGAAAAGGTATTATTGCTAATATTGAGCAAAATCAATATTATGCTGCTAATGAATCCTTAATTGAAGGCAGTTCATTTGATTTATCAAGAGATGAAATCAATAAGTATGCATCTGAAGGTAAAACAGTTGTATTTATTGGTAATAGTGAAAAATTACTTGCAATTATCACTGTTGCTGATAAAATCAGAGATAATGCACGTGAAATCATTGTTGATTTGAAAAAACAAAATATTCAAACTATAATGCTTACAGGAGATAACAAGATTGCAGCTAAAAGTGTTGCATCTGAAATTGGAATAGATTATGTTTATTCTAATTTAATGCCTGAAGACAAATTAAATCTCCTTGAAGTAATTAGAAACAAATTCGGTAGTGTTGCAATGGTTGGGGATGGTGTAAATGATGCTCCAGCTTTAGCATGCGCTGATATTGGTATTGCAATGGGTGCTGCAGGTTCTGATGTAGCTATTGAAACAGCAGATATTGCACTTATGCAGGATGATATCTCAAAAATCCCATATCTGTTCTCATTATCCAATAAAACAATGAGAATTATCAAACAGGACATTTCCATTGCTATTGCAGTTAAAATGTTATGTGTAATATTTGCAATCCTTGGTGTCATTACTTTGATGATGTCTGTTGGTTTTGGAGATTTAGGATTAACAATGCTTGTAATCTTAAACTCATTTAGAATTGGAATGGTGAAAGATTCACTATTCTGA
- a CDS encoding metalloregulator ArsR/SmtB family transcription factor — MKNCNLDDKNDDVCEVFDSHEDVVNRIKGRIPDEDEFSQLSDFFKIFGNPTRLKIISLLCLEDLCVCDICEALDLNQTTVSNQLRILRANNIVKYQKEGKMARYSLTDLHIEMIYKVGLEHILE, encoded by the coding sequence ATGAAAAATTGTAATCTTGATGATAAAAATGATGATGTTTGTGAAGTTTTTGACTCTCATGAGGATGTTGTAAACCGTATAAAAGGGCGTATTCCTGATGAAGATGAATTTTCACAATTATCAGATTTCTTTAAAATATTTGGTAATCCAACAAGATTAAAAATTATTTCCCTACTTTGTTTAGAGGATTTATGTGTTTGTGATATTTGTGAAGCACTTGATTTGAATCAAACAACTGTTTCAAATCAATTAAGGATTTTACGTGCAAATAATATTGTTAAATATCAAAAAGAAGGTAAAATGGCAAGATATTCTCTAACTGATCTTCATATAGAAATGATTTACAAAGTAGGTTTGGAACATATATTAGAATAA
- a CDS encoding DUF4012 domain-containing protein: MKRSKKLIIAILLVILIGLLTFIAGTLFMGPDLSQENKNILVLASDKEEQPNGGVDMAFMVHLENGSLKNFTPVYPGEMSHPSKSAPGGLSGPMMLHDCLWDGLSQGMQNAKEIVEARTGMKADAVVVVYDKAVDSVIQSVSPLKIKGVETNLSATDIIRENDAYNGYSGNENVPGTMSRGDAVMVLVKALANAAKDPDKKATMVQTAINEYSNGNIAMEPQGAFTRLLATKGFESLAK, from the coding sequence ATGAAAAGAAGCAAAAAATTAATTATTGCAATCCTTCTTGTAATACTCATTGGGTTATTAACATTTATTGCAGGCACATTATTTATGGGTCCAGATTTATCCCAAGAAAACAAGAACATCTTAGTATTAGCATCTGACAAAGAGGAGCAACCAAACGGTGGTGTAGACATGGCATTTATGGTACACTTAGAGAATGGTTCTCTTAAAAACTTTACTCCAGTTTACCCTGGTGAAATGTCACATCCTTCAAAATCCGCTCCAGGTGGATTATCCGGACCTATGATGCTTCACGACTGTCTTTGGGACGGTTTAAGTCAAGGTATGCAAAATGCAAAGGAAATTGTAGAAGCTCGTACTGGAATGAAAGCTGATGCAGTAGTTGTTGTTTATGATAAAGCTGTAGATAGTGTAATTCAGTCTGTAAGTCCACTTAAAATCAAAGGTGTTGAAACAAACCTTAGTGCAACAGACATCATACGTGAAAATGATGCATATAACGGATATAGTGGAAATGAAAATGTTCCTGGAACTATGTCCAGAGGAGATGCCGTGATGGTATTAGTAAAAGCACTTGCTAATGCTGCTAAAGACCCAGACAAAAAAGCTACTATGGTACAAACAGCAATTAATGAGTATTCCAATGGAAATATTGCAATGGAACCTCAAGGTGCATTTACAAGATTACTTGCAACCAAAGGATTTGAAAGCTTAGCTAAATAA
- a CDS encoding ABC transporter permease, which yields MAFIGIFAYCGICGEYYGLEQTSGDFYNQTNLADGWIYKDNFDSNDFNKVSEFASQVERQAVISAVGGLDNDPDFTLHFVEKGDISKFSISQGKEFDINDESGVWLDKRFADVHELNVGDNISFEFDGKTITKEIKGIGYSPEYVYESSPTSVTPNFEDIGFAYLSYKAYPDSIEYNRMLVKYNQSDKEFKQKLDDSISYLSFVKKDDHVSVSNFNDEMAQHKMMGNIFPVLFMVVTFLTLLTTMTRIVASQRTQIGILKAVGFKDSKIILHYISYGFLPVLVGSVLGLITGPMVIPQMFYPAMSARYTLPAWHPGFDISFIFVAALLVISSVGVTYLSCRQISNENPADAIRSKAPSVSSNGLLEKSKIWKRLSFNVRWNWRDAKRNKFRALMAIVGVMGCVSLLIAAFGMHDTIDDLESWEYDNISHFESKLAIANNASEMELYYAINGTNGSFIMQMPIEMRKGDVEKTGLLLASNNTDLISYTDSNKNPIEIGEGVVSISAKMAENFNLSIGDKIKWHIVGSDKWVNSTIGQIHTEPVSQGLIMSPDTLEDQGLNFTPTSILTSEKFGENINSIKSVSTRDDMRESWNEMSSSVLMMVSVVTVVAGLLAFLVLYNLQLLSFTEMEREVATLKVLGFKTNFLRRLLLTQNLIFTSIGFILGIPLGYYFMTLMLDATSESFYYVPQLTSGNIILVAFITFTISIFVNLMFSDKIGDLNMVEALKDVE from the coding sequence ATGGCTTTTATAGGTATTTTTGCTTATTGTGGTATTTGTGGTGAATATTATGGTTTAGAACAAACCAGCGGTGATTTTTATAATCAAACAAATCTTGCTGACGGCTGGATATATAAAGATAATTTTGACAGTAATGATTTTAATAAAGTAAGTGAGTTTGCCTCACAAGTTGAAAGACAGGCTGTAATTTCGGCTGTTGGTGGTCTTGATAATGATCCTGATTTTACGCTGCATTTCGTTGAAAAAGGAGATATTTCGAAATTCTCCATTAGTCAGGGAAAAGAATTTGATATTAATGATGAATCTGGAGTTTGGCTTGATAAGCGTTTTGCTGATGTCCATGAATTAAATGTTGGGGACAATATTTCTTTTGAATTTGATGGCAAGACCATTACTAAAGAAATTAAAGGAATTGGTTATTCTCCAGAATATGTTTATGAATCCTCACCAACATCAGTTACTCCAAACTTTGAGGATATTGGATTTGCATATTTATCTTATAAAGCATATCCTGATAGTATAGAGTATAATAGGATGCTTGTTAAATACAATCAGTCTGATAAAGAATTTAAACAAAAATTAGATGATTCAATTAGCTATTTGTCCTTTGTTAAAAAAGATGACCATGTTAGTGTATCTAATTTCAATGATGAAATGGCTCAACACAAGATGATGGGTAACATTTTCCCGGTTCTTTTTATGGTGGTTACCTTTTTGACTCTTTTAACAACAATGACAAGGATTGTTGCATCTCAAAGAACACAAATTGGTATTTTAAAGGCTGTTGGTTTTAAAGATTCTAAGATTATATTACACTACATTTCTTATGGATTTTTACCAGTATTAGTTGGATCTGTTTTAGGTTTAATTACTGGACCTATGGTTATTCCACAAATGTTTTATCCGGCAATGTCTGCTAGGTATACCTTACCTGCATGGCATCCTGGATTTGATATAAGTTTCATATTTGTTGCAGCATTGCTTGTTATATCTTCAGTGGGAGTTACCTATTTGTCCTGTAGACAAATTTCCAATGAAAATCCTGCAGATGCTATAAGATCAAAAGCACCAAGTGTTTCATCAAATGGATTGTTGGAAAAATCTAAAATCTGGAAGCGTTTAAGTTTTAATGTTCGCTGGAATTGGCGTGATGCTAAAAGAAACAAATTCAGAGCATTAATGGCTATTGTTGGTGTTATGGGTTGTGTTTCATTATTAATTGCAGCATTTGGTATGCATGACACTATTGATGATTTGGAATCATGGGAATATGATAATATCTCTCATTTTGAATCAAAACTAGCTATTGCTAATAATGCATCTGAAATGGAATTGTATTATGCTATTAATGGAACAAACGGTAGTTTTATAATGCAAATGCCAATTGAAATGAGAAAAGGTGATGTTGAAAAAACGGGCTTACTTTTAGCTTCAAACAATACAGATTTGATTTCATACACTGACAGCAATAAAAATCCAATTGAAATTGGGGAAGGTGTTGTTTCTATTTCAGCTAAAATGGCTGAAAACTTCAATTTATCAATTGGGGATAAAATTAAATGGCACATTGTAGGAAGTGATAAGTGGGTTAACTCTACAATTGGTCAAATCCACACAGAACCTGTTTCACAGGGATTAATAATGTCTCCGGATACTTTAGAAGACCAAGGATTAAACTTTACACCAACAAGTATTTTGACTTCGGAGAAGTTTGGTGAAAATATTAATTCAATTAAATCAGTTTCAACTCGTGATGATATGCGTGAGAGCTGGAATGAAATGTCTTCGTCTGTTTTGATGATGGTGTCTGTTGTAACTGTTGTTGCAGGTTTATTGGCATTTTTAGTTCTTTATAACTTACAATTATTGTCATTTACAGAAATGGAAAGGGAAGTTGCGACTTTAAAGGTTTTAGGGTTTAAAACTAATTTCCTAAGAAGATTGTTATTGACTCAAAACTTGATATTTACATCTATTGGATTTATTTTAGGAATTCCATTAGGATATTATTTCATGACATTAATGCTTGATGCAACAAGCGAATCCTTCTATTATGTCCCACAATTGACAAGTGGAAACATAATTTTAGTTGCATTTATAACATTTACAATATCAATATTTGTAAATTTAATGTTTTCAGATAAAATTGGCGATTTGAATATGGTTGAGGCGTTAAAAGACGTTGAATAA
- a CDS encoding ABC transporter ATP-binding protein: MDTIIEFKNVNKHYQSGEHIVKAIDDISFTIDEGEFVIILGPSGAGKSTLLNLLGGMDTVTSGQIIVDGRNIESFDDNQLTEYRAKNVGFIFQFYNLIPNLTALENVELMKDIVDVDIEGEDVLDSVGLKKRANQFPAQLSGGEQQRVSIARAVAKQPTMLLCDEPTGALDSNTGVLILNLLQDMSNNKNTTVVIVTHNAVLAEAADKVIRIKNGQIESIVINENPKKIDDLEW; this comes from the coding sequence ATGGACACAATAATTGAATTTAAAAATGTCAATAAACACTATCAATCCGGGGAACACATTGTAAAAGCTATTGATGATATTAGTTTTACAATTGATGAAGGAGAATTTGTTATAATCCTTGGGCCGTCCGGTGCAGGTAAATCAACATTACTAAACCTTTTAGGTGGTATGGATACTGTTACATCAGGCCAAATTATTGTTGATGGTAGAAATATTGAATCTTTTGATGATAATCAGCTAACAGAATACCGGGCTAAAAATGTTGGGTTCATCTTCCAATTCTATAACCTTATTCCTAATTTAACAGCACTTGAAAATGTTGAACTTATGAAAGATATTGTTGATGTTGATATTGAAGGTGAAGATGTTTTGGATTCTGTTGGTCTTAAAAAACGTGCCAATCAATTTCCTGCTCAATTGTCTGGTGGAGAACAGCAAAGGGTTTCTATTGCACGCGCAGTAGCTAAACAGCCAACTATGCTTTTGTGTGATGAACCAACTGGTGCTCTTGATTCAAATACTGGTGTTTTGATTTTGAATCTTCTTCAGGATATGAGTAATAATAAAAATACTACTGTTGTTATAGTTACTCACAATGCAGTTTTAGCAGAAGCTGCAGATAAAGTAATTAGAATCAAAAATGGGCAAATTGAAAGCATTGTAATTAATGAAAATCCAAAAAAGATTGATGATTTGGAATGGTAG